AGCCAGATATCACAACCGGCCAGCATCAAACCAGATACATAGGTATCGTAGTCTTCAATGAAAACAATGCTATGGCGCACATCTTCTTCGCGACTAAATCGGACAATGTCGCGGATTAGTTCTTTACCGGGGGTATCTTTGGGGTGAGCCTTGCCAGCGATCACAAATTGCAGTTTTCGATCGCTATTTTTGAGCAGCTTTTTGATCCGATTCCGATCGTACATAAACAATGTACCGCGCTTGTAGGTGGCAAACCGCCGCGCAAACCCAACCGTTAGAGCACTAGGATCAAGCACTTCGCCAGCTTCTTTAATTTCCGCCGGTGATGCGCCCCACTTGGTCAACTGACGTTTTAAGCGCTCACGGGCAAATAGCACCAGTTGGGCTCTTTGGCGCTCATGATTCCGCCATAGTTCTTCATCGGGAATTGTACTAACTCGTTCCCACAGTTTGTCATTAACTCCCCCTGACGACCAGCTTGGTCCCAGGTAGCGATCGTAAAGGTTTTGGGTATCTTCAGAAACCCAGGTACGGGCATGGACCCCATTGGTAATCGAGGTGATCGGCACTTCGGCATTGGGCAACTGCGGCCATAGCCTGGTGAACATATCCCGCGATACGGCACCATGTAGTTTGCTAACCCCATTAACATAGGTGGCCATTTTGATTGCAAACACCGCCATACTGAAGTATTCCTGTTCATCTTCGGGATGCTCACGACCCAGCGCCAAGAACTGCTGCTTGGAAATACTCAGGCGATCGCAATAGCTACCAATGTAGTACCACACCTTATCGGGCGGGAAGCGATCGATGCCAGCGGGCACAGGTGTATGGGTGGTAAAAATTTGAGTTGATTGCGCCAATTGCAGCGCTTCTTGATAGCCCAGTCCTTCTTGCTGCATCAGGGGCTCTAAGCGGGCGATCGACAAAAAGCCAGCATGCCCCTCATTCATGTGATAGGCGGTTGGTTTATACCCCAGCGCAACCAGGGCTCTGGTGCCGCCAATCCCCAGCATCATTTCCTGCCGAATCCTGACATCTATGTCACCACCATAGAGGTAGTCGGTAATGTCTTGATCGGTGTGATTATTGGGTTCGATATTGGTATCAAGTAAATAAAGCTTGACCATACCCACCTGAATCCGCCAGATTCGGGCATAGACCTTCTTGGTGCCCAGGCTTTCATCGGGGTAATCAACACTAATGTGCAGCTCCGAACCATCGGGATTCCGCTCTAGATGCAGCGGCATATTATAGAAATCATTGATCGGGTAGCGTTCCTGCTGCCAACCATCGGGGTTTAGATATTGCTTGAAGTAGCCTTTTTGATACAACAACCCCACACCCACTAGCGGAATGCCAATGTCACTGGAGGATTTGAGGTGATCGCCAGCCAGGATACCCAAGCCACCAGAATAGATCGGTAGGCAATCGGTTAGCCCAAATTCTGCGGAGTAATAGGCATAGCATTCACCTTCGATCGCTTGACCAGAGCGATGCTTTTGATACCAGGTGCGTTTGTTTAAATAGTCATTGAGTTGTTGATGGGCGCGATCCATCTGAGCCAGAAACCCATCATCTTCCAGGGCTTCTTGCAAGCGCTCTTGGCTGATTGTACCCAGCATCAAAACTGGGTTGTGGCGGGTATCATCCCACAGATCTGGATCGAGACGACGAAATAGATCTCGGATTTCAACACTCCAAGACCAGTAAAGGTTATATGCGAGTTCACGCAGAGGCTCCAGCCTCTCTGGTAGGGATGGCTTAACGTTAAATGTGCGAATCGGCCTCATAGCGACTTGGGACTCTCTCTATGTTCAGTAATCAATCGATAATCAATCGATACCCGCAAATTATTTAGATTTGCAAGGTATTCAGATTAATACTAAGGGTGCTCTTGGTTTTTTGGCCGAGCTTTAATGATCCTTTTGTAAACTAGTCATGGTTTGCTGACATTTACCATTTTTAGCCCATTTTTAGTCAGATATCGCCCACATCTAAACAGCTTTAGTTCGGCAGCTTCGTGGACTTAACTAGCGCAACCATTTTCTAGCCCTATAAAACTCACCCCATGCGGGCTGTTTTTTACCGCGTGATTTAACCACCACATCAAAATAATATTTCAGTTTCTTAGCGTCTTCCGGGTTGTCCTTTAACACAGCACCCACCAAATTTTTGACAATATGCTCGCCGGACATTTTGCCATTGCCGAAGTAACAGGCATCTAAACCAGCCGATACCCCCACTGCCACCGCTTCCGCCGTAGACATGACGGTGCTGGGCTTTTCGATTACGGTTCCTTCCACCGTCCGCCCCTGGCGCAAATCATGGAAAGTAGTCACCAATAGATCGATCACATCATCGGTAATTTCTACCTTGGCCTCGGCTTGGGCTAACAAAGATTCGGTTTGGGCTTTGACTAGCTCAAGTTCCAGCTTTTGATCGGCGATCGGCAAGACGGTTTCAAAATTAAAGCGCCGCTTCAGGGCACTGGACATATCATGGACACCGCGATCGCGGGTATTGGCAGTGGCGATCACATTAAACCCACGCTGGGCAAATACAATCCCATGCTCGTCATTCAATTCGGGGATATGTAGCACCTTATCGGACAAAATGCTCACCAGTGCATCCTGAATTTCTGGCGGACAGCGGGTAATTTCCTCGAACCTGGCCAATTTACCCGATTGCAACGCTCGATAGAGAGGAGATGGCACTAGGGCTTGCGGACTAGGCCCCGCCGACAACAACAGGGCAAAGTTCCAGGAATATTTGATTTGATCCTCGGTTGTGCCTGCCGTGCCTTGAATTGTGTTGGTAGAATCAAGGGCGATCGCTGCCGACAACAACTCCGACAACATCGATTTGGCCGTGCCGGGTTCACCCACCAGCATCAAACCGCGATTACCAGCCAGGGTGACAATACAGCGATCGATCAGCGCATCATCGCCATAATACTTCTGGGTAATGATCGTTTCGGTTGTTTTTCCCTGCCATTGATGCTTCAACGCTTTTTGATCGGAACCCAGAATAAAGGTACGCACCGCGCGGGGGGAAAGATGCCAGTTGGGGGGCTTGGGGTTTTTGTCATTAGCTGCCAGAGCCGATAGCTCTTGGGCATAGCGCTGCTCCGCCGGAGCCCTGACGATGGTTTGATTAGGCTTATTCTCATCAATCGATCGCTCAGCTTGATCGACTGCCTCTG
The sequence above is a segment of the Pseudanabaena sp. PCC 7367 genome. Coding sequences within it:
- a CDS encoding ATP-binding protein — its product is MPRSSNPKSASTTKASKTSKRSASKTSTASAIETEAVDQAERSIDENKPNQTIVRAPAEQRYAQELSALAANDKNPKPPNWHLSPRAVRTFILGSDQKALKHQWQGKTTETIITQKYYGDDALIDRCIVTLAGNRGLMLVGEPGTAKSMLSELLSAAIALDSTNTIQGTAGTTEDQIKYSWNFALLLSAGPSPQALVPSPLYRALQSGKLARFEEITRCPPEIQDALVSILSDKVLHIPELNDEHGIVFAQRGFNVIATANTRDRGVHDMSSALKRRFNFETVLPIADQKLELELVKAQTESLLAQAEAKVEITDDVIDLLVTTFHDLRQGRTVEGTVIEKPSTVMSTAEAVAVGVSAGLDACYFGNGKMSGEHIVKNLVGAVLKDNPEDAKKLKYYFDVVVKSRGKKQPAWGEFYRARKWLR
- the glgP gene encoding alpha-glucan family phosphorylase, giving the protein MRPIRTFNVKPSLPERLEPLRELAYNLYWSWSVEIRDLFRRLDPDLWDDTRHNPVLMLGTISQERLQEALEDDGFLAQMDRAHQQLNDYLNKRTWYQKHRSGQAIEGECYAYYSAEFGLTDCLPIYSGGLGILAGDHLKSSSDIGIPLVGVGLLYQKGYFKQYLNPDGWQQERYPINDFYNMPLHLERNPDGSELHISVDYPDESLGTKKVYARIWRIQVGMVKLYLLDTNIEPNNHTDQDITDYLYGGDIDVRIRQEMMLGIGGTRALVALGYKPTAYHMNEGHAGFLSIARLEPLMQQEGLGYQEALQLAQSTQIFTTHTPVPAGIDRFPPDKVWYYIGSYCDRLSISKQQFLALGREHPEDEQEYFSMAVFAIKMATYVNGVSKLHGAVSRDMFTRLWPQLPNAEVPITSITNGVHARTWVSEDTQNLYDRYLGPSWSSGGVNDKLWERVSTIPDEELWRNHERQRAQLVLFARERLKRQLTKWGASPAEIKEAGEVLDPSALTVGFARRFATYKRGTLFMYDRNRIKKLLKNSDRKLQFVIAGKAHPKDTPGKELIRDIVRFSREEDVRHSIVFIEDYDTYVSGLMLAGCDIWLNTPRRPREASGTSGMKAAMHGCLNLSILDGWWAEADYFNTGWPIGLGEEYDDHEYQNRIESNAIYEILEKDALPLFYHRSEDGIPVGWLDKMKDSIRLNTPMFNTARMVRDYAQEAYIKASDRMGELRTQNYGKAKHLAHWKANLAQEWHAITIKSVEVSTDANDSTDVKVSQPIAVKAEIYLAGLKPADVEVELYQGIVAENGEVLDGKSYPMMLQSNSNGVSVYAAETSYGGSGLHGMSLRILPKHPSLSSSYEPRLIHWA